The proteins below come from a single Vitis vinifera cultivar Pinot Noir 40024 chromosome 9, ASM3070453v1 genomic window:
- the LOC100251272 gene encoding uncharacterized protein LOC100251272, producing MQLVSNDRQTEDGSETEPILCQSNIEQRLEESSTSCEIRTVEVDCSIVDGDLENLDTDENCALVNADQPQCRICLDIGGEDLIAPCHCRGTQKYVHRSCLDNWRSTKEGFAFAHCTECRAVFILRANVPPDRWWLRLKFQLLVARDHAFIFVIVQLIVAFLGVLVYKFYGEELREMFGYDEHPYGFYTMAVLAIVLVGLLYGFFIAIICGQRINERHYHVLAKQELTKEYVVEDREVNKDVPELDPSHVTELRMLGLY from the exons ATGCAATTAGTATCAAATGATCGTCAGACAGAAGATGGTTCTGAAACAGAACCTATCTTATGTCAATCCAACATTGAGCAAAGATTAGAGGAATCTTCAACTTCATGTGAAATTAGAACTGTGGAAGTTGATTGTTCCATAGTTGATGGGGACTTGGAAAATCTTGACACAGATGAAAATTGTGCTTTGGTGAATGCAGACCAACCACAATGCCGCATATGTCTTGATATTGGAG gAGAAGACTTGATTGCGCCATGCCATTGCAGAGGGACCCAAAAGTATGTCCACAGGTCATGTCTCGACAATTGGAGGTCAACTAAG GAGGGCTTTGCTTTTGCTCACTGTACAGAGTGCCGTGCAGTGTTTATATTACGTGCAAATGTCCCACCTGATCGCTGGTGGTTGAGATTGAAATTTCAGTTACTTGTTGCCAGAGACCATGCATTCATTTTTGTCATTGTTCAGCTG ATTGTGGCATTCTTGGGTGTGCTGGTGTACAAATTTTATGGAGAGGAACTAAGAGAAATGTTTGGTTATGATGAACACCCATATGGCTTTTATACGATGGCTG TTTTAGCTATTGTCTTGGTGGGTTTGCTCTATGGTTTCTTCATAGCCATTATTTGTGGACAGAGAATCAATGAGCGCCATTACCATGTTCTAGCCAAACAAGAACTAACAAAG GAGTATGTGGTTGAGGACCGAGAAGTTAATAAGGATGTCCCTGAACTCGACCCTAGCCATGTGACAGAGCTGAGAATGTTGGGACTTTATTAA